The Pseudoliparis swirei isolate HS2019 ecotype Mariana Trench chromosome 1, NWPU_hadal_v1, whole genome shotgun sequence genome has a window encoding:
- the mfsd2ab gene encoding sodium-dependent lysophosphatidylcholine symporter 1-B, translating to MAKGEGGEQYSNANLLNKPVDSDGIKLARKHEHGNRLSVCNKLCYAVGGAPYQITGCALGFFLQIYLLDVAQLDPFYASIIMFVGRAWDAVTDPTVGFLVSRSPWTRFGRMLPWILFSTPVAVLAYFLIWCVPPFEEGKVIWYLFFYCIFQTLQTCFHVPYSALTMFISSDQKERDSATAYRMTVEVLGTVLGTAIQGQIVGMATAPCLPGPGDLAADLNSSLSVGLNATGPVISLDDTKAAYMIASGVICIIYILCAIVLFFGVKERKESSRPRSAPMGFFQGIKLVMGHGPYAKLVMVFLFTSLGFMLLEGNFALFCSSTLGFRNDFQNILLAIMLSATLAIPFWQWFLTRFGKKTAVCAGSLSVIPFMILVVCVKSNLIVTYFVSFAAGVGVAAAFLLPWSMLPDVVDDFQVQNPGSTGHEALFYSFYVFFTKFASGVSLGISTLSLDFAGYISRGCTQPEEVAITLKVLVSAAPIGLILIGLVILYSYPITEEKRQGNRKLLQELRDEANSETDSTELANMI from the exons ATGgcgaaaggagaaggaggcgaaCAATACTCCAACGCCAATTTATTGAACAAACCGGTCGACTCGGACGGAATCAAGCTCGCCAGGAAG CATGAACACGGGAACAGACTGTCGGTCTGCAACAAGCTCTGCTACGCCGTCGGCGGCGCCCCCTACCAGATCACGGGCTGCGCCCTGGGGTTCTTCCTGCAGATCTATCTGCTGGACGTCGCTCAG ctgGATCCCTTCTACGCCTCCATCATAATGTTCGTGGGCCGAGCGTGGGACGCCGTGACGGACCCGACGGTGGGCTTCCTGGTCTCCCGGAGCCCGTGGACGCGTTTCGGGCGCATGCTGCCCTG GATCCTGTTCTCGACCCCCGTGGCGGTGCTCGCCTATTTCCTCATCTGGTGCGTTCCTCCCTTCGAGGAAGGCAAAGTCATCTGGTACCTGTTCTTCTACTGCATCTTCCAGACCCTTCAAACC TGCTTCCATGTGCCGTACTCGGCCCTCACCATGTTCATCAGCTCCGACCAGAAGGAACGAGACTCCGCCACCGCATACC GGATGACGGTGGAGGTTCTGGGCACCGTTCTGGGCACCGCGATCCAGGGCCAGATCGTGGGCATGGCGACCGCTCCCTGCCTCCCGGGACCCGGGGACCTCGCGGCGGACCTGAACTCCTCGCTGTCCGTCGGCCTCAACGCGACGGGGCCCGTCATCTCCCTGGACGACACG AAAGCGGCCTACATGATCGCCTCCGGCGTCATCTGCATCATCTACATCCTGTGCGCCATTGTTCTTTTCTTCGGCGTGAAGGAGCGGAAAG agTCTTCTCGCCCCAGGTCGGCGCCCATGGGTTTCTTCCAGGGCATCAAGCTGGTGATGGGACACGGACCGTACGCCAAGCTGGTCATGGTCTTCCTCTTCACCTCGCTGGGCTTCATG CTCCTGGAGGGAAACTTCGCCCTGTTCTGCAGCTCGACGCTGGGCTTCAGAAACGACTTCCAGAATATACTGCTGGCCATCATG ctGTCTGCTACTCTCGCCATCCCCTTCTGGCAGTGGTTCCTGACTCGCTTTGGGAAGAAGACGGCGGTCTGCGCCGGCAGCTTG TCGGTGATCCCCTTCATGATCCTCGTGGTGTGTGTGAAGAGCAACCTGATCGTCACCTACTTCGTCTCCTTCGCCGCCGGCGTGGGCGTGGCCGCAGCCTTCCTGCTGCCCTG GTCCATGCTGCCCGACGTCGTCGACGACTTCCAAGTGCAGAACCCGGGGTCCACCGGGCACGAGGCGCTCTTCTATTCCTTCTACGTCTTCTTCACCAAGTTCGCCTCCGGAGTCTCCCTCGGCATCTCCACGCTCAGTTTAGA cttCGCGGGCTACATCAGTCGAGGCTGCACTCAGCCGGAGGAAGTGGCGATCACCTTGAAGGTGCTGGTGTCGGCCGCGCCCATCGGGCTCATCCTCATCGGCCTCGTCATCCTCTACTCGTATCCGATCACAGAGGAGAAGAGGCAAGGCAACCGCAAGCTGCTGCAGGAGCTGAG ggaCGAAGCCAATTCAGAAACTGACTCGACGGAACTGGCCAACATGATCTAG
- the yars1 gene encoding tyrosine--tRNA ligase, cytoplasmic: MADQLSPDEKFQLITRNLQEVLGEEKLKQVLQERELKVYWGTATTGRPHIAYFVPMSKIADFLKAGCEVTILFADLHAFLDNMKAPWELLALRVQFYEQVIKAMLESIGVPLEKLKFVKGTDFQLSREYTLDMYRLSSMVTEHDAKKAGAEVVKQVEHPMLSGLLYPGLQALDEEYLKVDAQFGGVDQRKIFTLAEKYLPSLGYAKRSHLMNPMVPGLTGAKMSSSEEDSKIDLVDSAAEVKKKLKKAFCEPGNIQNNGVLSFVKSVAFPLDGEFCIKRDAKMGGDKIYTAFEELEKDFAEEAVHPGDLKASVEVALNKLLQPIRKKFESPELRKLSNAAYPSTTKGGKGAKAAAGGGGGGGEEDELAPSRVDIRVGRIISVGKHPDADSLYLEKIDVGEPEPRTVVSGLVAFVSQEALQDRLVLVLCNLKPQKMRGIESQAMLLCASAEGEPRRVEPLDPPEGSSPGERVFVEGYETGKPDDRLNPKKKVWEKVQADLKISSGCVAQWKDRQLMTKLGPITCQSLRGGTVS, encoded by the exons ATGGCCGATCAGCTGAGTCCAGATGAGAAGTTCCAGCTCATAACGAGGAACCTCCAG GAGGTGCTCGGGGAGGAGAAGCTGAAGCAGGTCCTCCAGGAGAGGGAGCTGAAGGTGTACTGGGGCACGGCGACCACCGGGAGGCCCCACATCGCCTACTTCGTCCCCATGTCCAAGATCGCCGACTTCCTGAAGGCCGGATGTGAG gtcaCCATCCTCTTTGCCGACCTTCACGCCTTCCTGGACAACATGAAGGCCCCCTGGGAGCTGCTGGCGCTCCGGGTTCAGTTCTACGAGCAGGTGATCAAGGCCATGCTGGAGAGCATCGGCGTTCCCCTGGAGAAGCTCAAGTTCGTCAAGGGGACCGACTTCCAGCTCAGCAG GGAGTACACTCTGGACATGTACCGCCTCTCCTCCATGGTGACGGAGCACGACGCGAAGAAGGCCGGAGCCGAGGTGGTGAAACAGGTGGAGCATCCCATGCTGAGCGGCCTGCTCTACCCGGGCCTGCag GCTCTGGACGAGGAGTACCTGAAGGTGGACGCCCAGTTCGGAGGAGTCGACCAAAGGAAGATTTTCACTCTGGCGGAGAAG TACTTGCCGTCTCTCGGCTACGCCAAGCGCTCCCACCTCATGAACCCGATGGTTCCCGGGCTGACGGGGGCCAAGATGAGCTCCTCGGAGGAA GACTCAAAGATCGATCTGGTGGACTCCGCTgcggaggtgaagaagaagctgaagaagGCTTTCTGTGAGCCGGGCAACATCCAGAACAACGGAGTCCTCTCCTTCGTCAAGTCGGTGGCGTTCCCTCTCGACGGAG AGTTCTGCATCAAAAGAGACGCCAAGATGGGCGGAGACAAAATCTACACGGCGTTtgaggagctggagaaggaCTTTGCCGAGGAG GCGGTCCACCCCGGGGACCTGAAGGCCTCCGTGGAGGTGGCGCTGAACAAACTGCTGCAGCCAATCAGGAAGAAGTTCGAGTCGCCGGAGCTCCGCAAGCTCAGCAACGCCGCCTACCCCTCAACGACCA aagGAGGAAAGGGTGCcaaagcagcagcaggaggaggaggaggaggaggagaggaagacgagctGGCCCCCTCCAGAGTGGACATCAGGGTGGGCAGGATCATCAGTGTGGGGAAG CATCCGGACGCCGACTCTCTGTACCTGGAGAAGATCGACGTGGGCGAGCCGGAGCCGAGGACGGTGGTCAGCGGGCTGGTGGCGTTCGTTTCCCAGGAGGCCTTGCAGGACcggctggtgctggtgctgtgcAACCTGAAGCCCCAGAAGATGCGAGGCATCGAGTCTCAGGCCATGCTGCTGTGCGCCTCCGC TGAAGGGGAGCCCAGGAGGGTGGAGCCTCTGGACCCCCCAGAGGGGTCGTCTCCGGGGGAGCGCGTCTTCGTGGAGGGGTACGAGACGGGCAAGCCGGACGACAGGCTCAACCCCAAGAAGAAGGTGTGGGAGAAAGTCCAG GCCGACCTGAAGATCTCCTCCGGCTGCGTGGCTCAGTGGAAAGACCGGCAGCTGATGACGAAGCTCGGCCCGATCACGTGTCAGAGCCTCAGAGGAGGAACCGTCAGCTAG